A genomic stretch from Alosa sapidissima isolate fAloSap1 chromosome 3, fAloSap1.pri, whole genome shotgun sequence includes:
- the lrrc18b gene encoding leucine-rich repeat-containing protein 18 — protein MAKGKKGAEPKGRKVTLKMAKAAVRVTVDGKRRLDLSNMDIASFPKCILQLSDVEELDLSRNLLRKLPDSIDRFTNLRWLDLHSNQLESVPRSVGRLQSLVSLNLSNNRLAPAGLPPEMGLLTALRSLNLGLNRLDVAPGFLSALRELRELGLFGNQLTSEPDALLRGLAKLQRVNMADNPLTPSSSPPPQDAVRSADHLYLVRQAHLCHECHLRCQLQRQRLESRASGHTPDHKGALFTGLITPNSVAQQEQEVWR, from the coding sequence ATGGCTAAGGGGAAGAAGGGGGCAGAGCCTAAAGGTCGTAAGGTCACGCTGAAGATGGCCAAGGCGGCGGTGCGCGTGACGGTGGATGGCAAGCGACGTCTGGACCTGAGCAACATGGACATCGCGTCCTTCCCCAAGTGCATCCTGCAGCTGAGCGACGTGGAGGAGCTGGACCTCAGCCGCAACCTGCTGCGGAAGCTTCCGGACTCCATCGACCGCTTCACCAACCTGCGCTGGCTGGATCTCCATAGCAACCAGCTGGAGTCCGTGCCCCGCTCCGTCGGCCGCCTCCAGAGCCTGGTCAGCCTGAACCTGAGCAACAACCGCCTGGCGCCGGCCGGCCTTCCCCCCGAGATGGGCCTCCTGACCGCGCTGCGTAGCCTCAACCTCGGCCTGAACCGGCTGGACGTcgcgcccggcttcctgtctgCCCTGCGGGAGCTGCGGGAGCTCGGCCTCTTCGGTAACCAGCTGACCAGCGAGCCCGACGCCCTGCTGCGAGGCCTGGCCAAGCTCCAGCGCGTCAACATGGCCGACAACCCGCTGACCCCCTCGTCCTCCCCGCCACCTCAGGACGCCGTGCGGAGCGCTGACCACCTCTACCTGGTGCGCCAGGCCCACCTGTGCCACGAGTGCCACCTGCGATGCCAACTGCAGCGCCAGCGTCTGGAGAGCCGTGCCAGCGGGCACACGCCCGACCACAAGGGGGCACTGTTCACCGGACTCATCACACCCAACTCTGTGGcccagcaggagcaggaggtgtggagatga